The genomic segment CAGTACCGTACGAATACCGGTGGCATTATCAAGTATGCCGGTGTAGAAGTTGCCAAGCGTAGCGGTAAAGCAAAGCAAGGCTACGAAGTAACCAAGGGTGGTACGCTTCTCTGGGTTCCCGAAGAAGCTCACGAAGTCAATAAAGATATCTCGTTACTATTAGTTGAAGATGGCCAGTATGTCGAAGCTGGCTCTGAAGTTGTCAAAGATATCTTCTGTCAGAGCAGTGGCGTGGTTGAAGTTACCCAGAAAAACGACATCCTGCGCGAGGTTCTGATCAAGCCAGGCGATCTGCATTTGATTGATGACCCAGATGCGCTGAAGAGCAAGCATGAGACCATCGCTAATCCTGGTGATACGGTCATGAAGGGACTGACTGTTGATGAGTTGCGGTATATCGAATGCGTCGTCACCCCAGAAGGTGATGCGGTGCTGCTGCGTCCTGTGGTTGAGTTTACGGTTCCTGATGAGCCAGGGATCCCGTCTCAGACTTCTATTAATGAGGCTGGTCGCTCCATTCAGCTGCAATCCCTGCAGCGACTGCAGTATAAAGATGGCGAACGCGTTAAGTCTGTGGGCGGCGTCGATTTGTTGAAGACGCAGTTGGTGCTTGACATCGATGCTGATGCACCGCAGCTAGCAGCAGATATTGAGGTAACGCCAGATGAAAAGGATCCAGAGATTTCACGGCTGCAGCTAGTGATTTTGGAAACGCTGGTAATCCGCCGTGATATCGCAGCCGATCAAACTCAGGGTAGTACTCATACACGGCTTTTGGTTGAAGATGGCCAACATATTAAACCTGGCGCTGTTGTTGCTCGCACCGAGATTAAGGCCAAGCAAAGTGGGGAGGTCCAAGGAATTCGTGGTGATGGAGAGGCCATTCGTCGCTTGCTCTTGATCACAGAGGCTGACCAAGTTGTGCTTGAGCTAGCCGGTCAGTCTGCTTCTGTTAAAGAAGGTGATTTACTCCGCGAAGGTGATGAAGTTGCCTCTGGACTGTCGGTATCAGAATCCTGTCAAGTGATGGAGATTCAGCAAAATCAAGTCATTTTGCGCATTGCTCGTCCCTACCTCGTGTCACCAGGCGCAGTTCTACAGATTGATGATGGTGACTTGGTACAGCGGGGCGATAATTTGGCGCTCCTTGTCTTTGAGCGGACCAAAACGGGTGATATTATTCAGGGCCTACCGCGCATTGAAGAACTTCTAGAAGCTCGTAAACCCAAGGAAATGTGCATTTTATGCCAGCGTCCAGGGACGGGACAGGTTGTCTACAACGATGATGACAGTATCGAGATCAAAGTTGTTGAAGGAGACGGTACAATCACGGACTATCCCATTGGTCCAGGACAAAACCCCTTTATTAACGACGGGCAATCTGTTGAGGCTGGCGAGCCGATTACGGATGGTCCCATTAACCCCCACGATATTCTGGAAATTCATTTCCGTCTTCATAAGGAATCTAAGGGAACCTATGAGTCTGCTTTAATCAGCCTTCAGAAGGTGCAAACGTTCTTGGTTAATGGAGTACAGTCTGTTTATCAGTCTCAGGGAATCGATATCTCTGACAAGCATATTGAGGTAGTTGTTCGACAGATGACCTCCAAAGTGCGGATTGATGATGGCGGTGATACGACAATGTTGCCAGGTGAATTGATCGACCTCTACCAGGTTGAGCAGGTCAACGAGGCGATGTCTATTACGGGGGGGGCACCTGCAGACTATACTCCAGTACTTTTGGGTATCACAAAGGCCTCGTTGAATACGGATAGCTTCATCTCGGCAGCGAGTTTCCAGGAAACAACGCGTGTCTTGACGGAGGCTGCGATTCAGGGCAAATCTGACTGGCTACGCAGTCTCAAAGAGAACGTCATTATTGGTCGGTTGATCCCTGCAGGAACTGGTTTCAACACCTATGAAGAGAGTTTGGAGTTAGAGCCTGTCTATGATGGCTCTGCCTTTGCTGGCGAGACTGATGTGATTGACGACCAAACGGCTCGCAACTATGGCCTAGACAAGGCGATTGATCCAAAGGGAGGTGATGGGCTGGTGTCGAATGCTTCCTCTGTAGGCGAGCGTCCTCGATCTGTGATGGGGTTAGATGCCGCTGATGACTATGCGCTCATTGATGATCAGGTGGCCGAGCAGCTAACGTCTGAGAAACCAAAGGAGTAGGCGTACCGCTCCCTCAGGTATACGACATCTAGAGCGCAGGCCTATTGGCTGCGCTCTAGATTATGACCCGGAAACTTCTTAAGAAGTCTCTGGGTTATTTCTGTCGGATTTGGATCCTGCATAATTGCTCGCACCACTGCTGCTTTTTCTGCTCCAGCAGCTAGTACCTCGGTTAAGTTCTGTTCGTCAATGCCGCCGATTGCATACCAGGGCATTGGGGAATTTTGAGAGACATATTGAATGTAATCTAGCCCGACGGGTGCTTTACCCACTTTGGTTGGTGTGGCAAAAATCGGACCTACGCCAATGTAATCAGCTTTTTCTTTAATGGCTCGCTCCATTTCGTCAACGTTTGTTGTCGACCGACCAACAACTTTTTCGGGACCGAGAATTTGGCGAGCGAGGGCCATTGGAACATCTTGTTGACCCAGGTGGACACCATCGGCGTTAACGGCCAGCGCAATATCAACACGATCGTTGACGATAAAGAGCGCATCATGCTGATGGCAGAGCTGACAAAGCTGATGGGCGGTGTGCAAGCGTTCGCTGTCAGATGAGTCTTTGTCCCGATGCTGTACTAACTTCAAGCCGCCCTTCAAGGCTGCTTTTACTGTTGCAACTAAGGTTTCACTAGGGGAAGTCACAAGATATAGGTCAGGTAGAGTGTATGGATCTCGTAGAAGCCTGCTTCTCAAAGATGAATGGTGTGTAGCTCGAGACAATTGGCTTTCGAGGGTGTAAATTTGATATCGCATCTGCTTGCAAATGTCTGCCATTGCGGGTTCGCAAAGCTTGCTGTATTCTTCCAGCACCCTTAGTGATTCTTGAGTACGGGCGAGATTGGCTTGTAGAACAGCGTCAGGACTGGCCCGAGACTGCTCTTGAATGTGGGTTAGCTGTGTGCCTGGATCGTGGAGAGTATCGCGAGCCTGCCGGAAAATTGGCCGGTGTAACTGGGCTAATTCATGACGCAGATGCTTGCACTGGTCTGCTAGCTCAAGGTCCCGCAGACTAAAGCGACACCACTCTTCGATGACGCGGATTCCCTCACGGGCACGATCAAGGTTCGCATCCAAGATACGGTAGATGGCAGAATTATGCGGCTTCTCCATTGTTTTAGAGATTGGGGTGGACAGGTAAAAATTAGTTTCTTCTGCAGTACTTGTTTACAAAGTCGACATAAAATCAAGGTTTTCCGAGGGTTTGTAGCAGTTGTCCCGTCATTAGTTGCCAAACCCGGATGGTATTGTCTTCGCTACCGCTGACGACAATCGCGCCGTCGGGACTAACGCTCAACGCCGAAATTTCACCGCTGTGTCCTTTGAGGGTCTGGACTAACTGAGCATCCTGTAAGCGCCAAAGCTTGATCAGGCTGTCGCTGCTACCGCTGGCCAAGACTGCGTTATTTGTGCTGAGCGCTAACGCAGAAATGGCTTGGCCATGTCCAGGCAAGGCTCTGATCAGCTGACCTGTTTGCATGTTCCAAAGATGGATGGCGCCTCCTAAACCTCCGCTGGCCAACTGACGACCATTCTGGCCAACGGCTAGGGCACTTGTAAACTGCATTGTCTTGATCGCATCCCAGTCATTCACATTGGGAAAGCTGCGTCGAAACTGTCCCGTTGGGATGTCCCACAGCTTGATTTGGCCATCACTGGTACTGCTAATTAAGGTCTGGGCATCAGGGGTAACGGTAATGGCTTGGGAGGTTGATACTGAACCTGGCTCAATTTGCCGAACTTCATTGGTTCGTAAGTCTCGGAGCAAAATGGTACCGTCCCAGGCTACGGAGGCTAGGATTGTTCCACTGCTATCCAACGTTTTGCCGACGGTCTGCCCTCCAGCTTCCTGTAAATTTAAGCGATTACGAGGCTCCCCTGTTGCGAAATCCCACAGCAAAACTTTGCCGCTGGCGCTGCGACTGACCAGTATTTTCCCCCGATCGGCAAACTGGACGGAGGTAACGGGTTCATAGTGACCAGATAAGGTACGTAGTAGCTTCCCGGTCTGCAGATTCCAAATTTTGATCATAAAATCTTGGCTACCGCTGACTAGAAATCGACTGTCAGGGCTGATTGCAAGGGTCGAGACCCGATCTCCATGGCCTCGTTGACTTGTTGAGGCTCTTATAGATTCAGGCTTCGGTATTTTGGAACCGGGAAGTGTAGTGGATAACCATTCAAAGGAGCGGGTCAGCTGTTGGTCAAAGGAGCGCTCTAAAGATTGAGGGATGCTCCCGCGTAGATCGGGCAACAATAAAATTGCGAGGCCCGCTAAGCTAGACAGACAAAGAAAACTGCCCACCACTGCTTTCGAAGGAGTCGGCAAGCGGATCAGGGCCGACCGATGCCTAGTGGAAGGGGATGGCAGGCTGCTAGAGGAGTGACGCTTGTTTGAGGTAGACCGTCTGAGAGAAGTTGGTTTTCTAGGGGAGGCGGTTCCGCGAGGCTTGGGGGCCGGGCGAACTTTTGGCTTGGGTTTTGGACTGAAGATATCAATGTTGAGCTTGGATTTGCGATCGCACCAATAGCACCGACCATAGCTGAGGCTATAAAGATGATTGGTCTCTATTTTGCAGGTCATCAGATCCTTGCGAGCCAGCCTTAACGCCCTCACCCAATCAGCTGCAGTAGGTCGATTCTGGGGTTGCCGATGTCCCTTGGAGAAGCAACGGTGAAAGCAATCCTGCAGTTCAGGATGCACGATGGATAAAGCAATGGTGTGGGGGCCGGGCTGAATCAGGCTGTCTTTTCCAAAGGGCCAGTATCCGGCCTTAATTAACTCTGATGGCTGCGGTGACTCTCCTTTACCCACCCAGCGACCCTTGAACGGTTGGTCGCCAAACAACAGTAAATAGATGATGACTGCTAATCGAAAGCGGTCGTGGATCTCTGTTTGATCAACCGTTGCCAGATCTTGACCGAGAAGCTCTGCTGGCGTGAAGCCTTCAGAGCCAACAAG from the Acaryochloris thomasi RCC1774 genome contains:
- a CDS encoding DNA-directed RNA polymerase subunit beta' gives rise to the protein MAEQASQIQREKLSPVFTNKVVNKGGLKRLVHWSFTHYGTARTAEMADHLKDLGFRFATRAGVSISVDDLQVPESKKKLLETAEEEIRTTEDRYTRGEITEVERFQKVIDTWNGTSEELKDEVVRNFKSNNPLNSVYMMAFSGARGNLSQVRQLVGMRGLMADPQGEIIALPIKTNFREGLTVTEYIISSYGARKGLVDTALRTADSGYLTRRLVDVSQDVIIREADCGTQRGVSVKSMTDGERVLIPLQDRLLGRVVLEEVLHPETKEVIVEKNGAISEATARKIGAANVEEVIVRSPLTCEAARSVCQCCYGWSLAHAHLVDVGEAVGIIAAQSIGEPGTQLTMRTFHTGGVFTAEVASQIRAPFDGVIKYPKQMRSRPYRTRHGEDALTAETSTKLTIESGSKKKTFDITQGSTLLFQDGQSVKAGKMLAEVAITGRNIQKTTEKATKDVTSDLAGQAKFFNLVPEEKHDRQGNTTRIAPRGGLIWVLSGEVYNLPPGAEPTVKNNDRIAESDVLAETKLMTEHGGVVRLPEQTEGKGGREVEMITASVVLDHAQVILDAHQGREQYIIEASNKQNFLLRATPGSKVINHQVVAELIDDQYRTNTGGIIKYAGVEVAKRSGKAKQGYEVTKGGTLLWVPEEAHEVNKDISLLLVEDGQYVEAGSEVVKDIFCQSSGVVEVTQKNDILREVLIKPGDLHLIDDPDALKSKHETIANPGDTVMKGLTVDELRYIECVVTPEGDAVLLRPVVEFTVPDEPGIPSQTSINEAGRSIQLQSLQRLQYKDGERVKSVGGVDLLKTQLVLDIDADAPQLAADIEVTPDEKDPEISRLQLVILETLVIRRDIAADQTQGSTHTRLLVEDGQHIKPGAVVARTEIKAKQSGEVQGIRGDGEAIRRLLLITEADQVVLELAGQSASVKEGDLLREGDEVASGLSVSESCQVMEIQQNQVILRIARPYLVSPGAVLQIDDGDLVQRGDNLALLVFERTKTGDIIQGLPRIEELLEARKPKEMCILCQRPGTGQVVYNDDDSIEIKVVEGDGTITDYPIGPGQNPFINDGQSVEAGEPITDGPINPHDILEIHFRLHKESKGTYESALISLQKVQTFLVNGVQSVYQSQGIDISDKHIEVVVRQMTSKVRIDDGGDTTMLPGELIDLYQVEQVNEAMSITGGAPADYTPVLLGITKASLNTDSFISAASFQETTRVLTEAAIQGKSDWLRSLKENVIIGRLIPAGTGFNTYEESLELEPVYDGSAFAGETDVIDDQTARNYGLDKAIDPKGGDGLVSNASSVGERPRSVMGLDAADDYALIDDQVAEQLTSEKPKE
- a CDS encoding thiamine phosphate synthase is translated as MEKPHNSAIYRILDANLDRAREGIRVIEEWCRFSLRDLELADQCKHLRHELAQLHRPIFRQARDTLHDPGTQLTHIQEQSRASPDAVLQANLARTQESLRVLEEYSKLCEPAMADICKQMRYQIYTLESQLSRATHHSSLRSRLLRDPYTLPDLYLVTSPSETLVATVKAALKGGLKLVQHRDKDSSDSERLHTAHQLCQLCHQHDALFIVNDRVDIALAVNADGVHLGQQDVPMALARQILGPEKVVGRSTTNVDEMERAIKEKADYIGVGPIFATPTKVGKAPVGLDYIQYVSQNSPMPWYAIGGIDEQNLTEVLAAGAEKAAVVRAIMQDPNPTEITQRLLKKFPGHNLERSQ
- a CDS encoding WD40 domain-containing protein, producing MTVLLRMIAGQSVQLTDQIANSGEGTVWQTSLKGYLAKLYHTATPERVKKLQVMVAHPPRDPMTEHGHITFAWPHDLLQDSQGQCLGFLMPEVDSSVKLSTIYNAKLRSRKAPRFNWYYLHTAALNIALAMQSLHQEDYVVGDVKPQNILVNNQALVSVIDADSFQVRDPHTRELYRCLVGSEGFTPAELLGQDLATVDQTEIHDRFRLAVIIYLLLFGDQPFKGRWVGKGESPQPSELIKAGYWPFGKDSLIQPGPHTIALSIVHPELQDCFHRCFSKGHRQPQNRPTAADWVRALRLARKDLMTCKIETNHLYSLSYGRCYWCDRKSKLNIDIFSPKPKPKVRPAPKPRGTASPRKPTSLRRSTSNKRHSSSSLPSPSTRHRSALIRLPTPSKAVVGSFLCLSSLAGLAILLLPDLRGSIPQSLERSFDQQLTRSFEWLSTTLPGSKIPKPESIRASTSQRGHGDRVSTLAISPDSRFLVSGSQDFMIKIWNLQTGKLLRTLSGHYEPVTSVQFADRGKILVSRSASGKVLLWDFATGEPRNRLNLQEAGGQTVGKTLDSSGTILASVAWDGTILLRDLRTNEVRQIEPGSVSTSQAITVTPDAQTLISSTSDGQIKLWDIPTGQFRRSFPNVNDWDAIKTMQFTSALAVGQNGRQLASGGLGGAIHLWNMQTGQLIRALPGHGQAISALALSTNNAVLASGSSDSLIKLWRLQDAQLVQTLKGHSGEISALSVSPDGAIVVSGSEDNTIRVWQLMTGQLLQTLGKP